Proteins from a genomic interval of Papaver somniferum cultivar HN1 chromosome 4, ASM357369v1, whole genome shotgun sequence:
- the LOC113272711 gene encoding probable apyrase 6, with protein MRRLNAHSPSSSLDPKPEKMDSVKSQSRSINNLRNWKKIRDNISIFVAFSVIFSVLGYLLLVFVRGGGGGENLKKKFSIVIDGGSTGTRIHVFGYNIDNGGKPVIEFGKEELGSARVAPGLSTFEMDPESAGKSLKSLLKIGKEKIPKEYWEETEIRLMATAGLRSLEKGVSEGLLESCRRVLRFSGFKFQDDWASVITGSDEGMYAWVVANYALGTLGGDPQHTTGIIELGGASAQVTFVSSEPLNPELTSQVKIGELTYNLYSHSLLQFGQNVAHNMLMELLFSRLKFCKCQGRTLQDEMFFDPCTPRGFLNSWEESLHYPPIALRKKNKDFSSLRARGNFSECRSAALMLLQKGKDKCKYKLCNIGSTFIPKLQGKFLATENFFHTSMFFGLPPRAFLSNLALAGEQFCNEDLSTLKYKYPSLHREDFRRYCFSSAYIIALLHESLGVALDDERVEYAQQVGDIPLDWALGAFILRSLGGRHDWIGIIIGSDTSALFSFFVFSIILIFTAWSVTKWRKPQLKTIYDLEKGRYIVTHIVR; from the exons ATGCGAAGATTGAATGCCCATTCACCTTCATCATCACTTGATCCAAAACCAGAAAAAATGGATTCGGTAAAATCTCAATCTCGATCTATTAATAATTTACGAAATTGGAAAAAAATCAGAGACAATATCTCAATTTTCGTTGCGTTTTCAGTAATTTTTTCAGTTTTAGgttatttattattagtttttgtaagaggtggtggtggtggggagaatttgaagaagaaattttcGATTGTGATTGATGGTGGAAGTACAGGAACTAGAATTCATGTTTTTGGGTATAATATTGATAATGGAGGTAAACCAGTTATTGAATTTGGCAAAGAAGAATTAGGTTCAGCGAGAGTTGCACCAGGTTTGTCTACTTTTGAAATGGATCCTGAAAGTGCTGGTAAGAGTTTGAAGAGTTTATTGAAAATCGGGAAGGAGAAAATTCCTAAAGAGTACTGGGAAGAGACAGAGATTAGGTTGATGGCTACTGCTGGTTTGAGGAGTCTTGAAAAGGGAGTCTCGGAGGGACTTTTGGAGTCCTGTAGAAGGGTTTTGAGATTTTCTGGTTTTAAGTTTCAGGATGATTGGGCTTCTGTTATCACTG GTTCTGACGAAGGTATGTATGCTTGGGTTGTGGCAAATTATGCACTTGGTACACTTGGAGGTGATCCTCAGCACACAACTGGGATAATTGAACTTGGCGGGGCATCTGCTcag GTGACATTTGTTTCAAGTGAACCGCTCAACCCTGAGCTTACAAGCCAAGTTAAAATTGGGGAGTTAACTTATAACCTTTACAGCCACAGCTTGCTTCAGTTTGGTCAG AATGTTGCCCATAATATGTTAATGGAGTTGCTTTTTTCTAGATTGAAATTCTGTAAGTG CCAGGGGAGAACCCTTCAAGATGAAATGTTTTTCGACCCTTGCACCCCTAGAGGGTTTTTAAACAGCTGGGAGGAGTCATTACACTATCCTCCTATTGCTTTGCGTAAAAAGAACAAAGACTTTAGCAGTCTTCGTGCTAGGGGTAACTTTTCAGAGTGCAGATCTGCAGCACTGATGCTGTTACAGAAAGGAAAAG ATAAATGCAAGTACAAGCTCTGTAACATAGGATCAACTTTCATCCCAAAACTGCAGGGGAAGTTCTTAGCCACAGAAAATTTCTTCCATACATCAATG TTCTTTGGGTTACCTCCAAGAGCTTTTCTATCAAATCTGGCACTAGCTGGAGAACAATTTTGTAATGAAGATCTGTCAACGCTGAAATATAAATACCCCAGTCTACACAGGGAAGATTTCCGACGATATTGCTTCTCTTCAGCATATATCATAGCCCTTCTTCATGAGAGTCTTGGGGTCGCTTTGGATGATGAAAG GGTTGAATATGCACAGCAAGTTGGAGACATTCCACTTGACTGGGCATTGGGAGCTTTCATCTTACGAAGCTTAGGTGGCCGACATGATTGGATCGGGATTATCATCGGCAGTGACACATCAGCTCTGTTCTCATTCTTTGTTTTCTCGATCATATTGATATTCACTGCATGGTCAGTAACAAAATGGCGTAAACCACAATTGAAGACAATTTACGATCTTGAGAAAGGGCGATACATTGTCACACACATTGTTAGATGA